In a single window of the Cryptococcus neoformans var. neoformans JEC21 chromosome 11 sequence genome:
- a CDS encoding phosphoglycerate mutase, putative gives MSTRPPTSPDAVDANKKQKTVQVNKKVCLIVHDGWGLSTEEKGNAIFHGDTTHMDAIRDKHNFVELEAHGLAVGLKEGLMGNSEVGHLNIGAGRIVWQDIVKIDQSIKKDEFKDQPAIVDAMKHAKETSGRLHLLGLISDGGVHSHIQHLFALLRVAKSYGIANVYIHFFGDGRDTAPKSATKYIKQLQDYIKEVGVGEISTVIGRYYAMDRDKRWDRIKIAVDGLVKGEGEKTDQEGLIKTVEDGYEKDVTDEFIKPIISGSEDSRIKKGDSLYLFNYRSDRMRELAQVLGLPDKPMEVDVPEDLHITTMSRYNIEFPFPVAFPPQAMTNVLAEWLAKQGVKQCHIAETEKYAHVTFFFNGGVEKQFENEKREMIPSPKVATYDKQPEMSVQGVADKVAETVKSDKYEFVMCNFAPPDMVGHTGDYDAAVKAITATDAAVKTVYDACEEAGYVLCVTADHGNAEQMLDPETGNPHTAHTTNHVPFIVTGDKGSLEVSEEPGALADVAPTILDILGLPKPEEMSGRSLLSKK, from the exons ATGTCCACTCGTCCACCGACCTCTCCCGATGCCGTCGATGCTAACAAGAAACAGAAGACCGTCCAGGTCAACA AGAAGGTCTGCTTGAT CGTCCACGACGGTTGGGGTCTCTCCacggaggagaagggtaaCGCCATTTTCCACGGTGACACCACCCACATGGATGCTATCCGCGACAAGCACAACTTTGTCGAGCTCGAAGCTCACGGTCTCGCTGTCGGTTTGAAGGAGGGCTTGATGGGTAACTCTGAAGTTGGACACTTGAACATTGGTGCCGGCCGAATTGTTTGGCAGGATATCGTCAAGATTGACCAGT CCATCAAGAAGGACGAATTCAAGGACCAACCTGCTATCGTTGATGCCATGAAGCACGCTAAGGAGACCTCCGGTCGACTTCATTTGCTCGGTCTCATTTCCGACGGTGGTGTTCACTCTCACATCCAACACTTGTTCGCCCTTCTCCGAGTGGCCAAGTCGTACGGGATTGCCAATGTCTACATCCACTTCTTCGGTGATGGTCGGGACACCGCTCCCAAGTCTGCAACCAAGTACATCAAACAGTTGCAAGACTACATCAAGGAAGTCGGTGTCGGAGAGATTTCTACCGTTATTGGGAGATACTATGCCATGGACCGTGACAAGAGGTGGGACCGTATCAAGATTGCGGTCGACGGTTTGGTCAAGGGTGAGGGTGAGAAAACTGACCAGGAGGGTTTGATCAAGACTGTTGAGGACGGTTACGAGAAGGATGTGACTGATGAGTTCATCAAGCCCATCATCTCCGGTTCAGAAGACTCTCGAATCAAGAAGGGCGACTCTCTCTACTTGTTCAACTACCGATCAGACAGGATGCGAGAGCTTGCCCAGGTGCTCGGTCTCCCCGATAAGCCTATGGAGGTTGACGTTCCCGAGGACTTGCACATCACCACCATGTCCAGGTACAACATCGAGTTCCCCTTCCCTGTCGCTTTCCCTCCTCAGGCTATGACCAACGTCCTCGCTGAATGGCTCGCCAAGCAGGGTGTCAAGCAGTGCCACATTGCCGAGACCGAAAAGTACGCCCAtgtcaccttcttcttcaacggTGGTGTCGAGAAGCAATTCGAAAATGAAAAGCGTGAGATGATTCCCTCTCCCAAGGTTGCCACCTACGACAAGCAGCCCGAGATGTCCGTCCAAGGTGTTGCCGACAAGGTTGCTGAAACTGTCAAGTCTGACAAGTACGAATTTGTCATGTGCAACTTTGCCCCTCCCGATATGGTTGGCCACACTGGCGACTATGATGCTGCTGTCAAGGCTATCACCGCTACGGACGCTGCTGTCAAGACTGTTTACGACGCTTGTGAAGAGGCTGGTTACGTCCTCTGTGTGACTGCCGACCACGGAAACGCGGAGCAGATGTTGGACCCCGAGACTGGTAACCCCCACACCGCCCACACTACCA ACCACGTCCCCTTCATCGTCACCGGCGACAAAGGTTCTCTTGAGGTTTCCGAAGAGCCTGGAGCTCTTGCCGACGTTGCTCCTACTATCTTGGACATCCTTGGTTTGCCCAAGCCTGAGG AGATGAGCGGTCGCTCTTTGCTCTCCAAGAAGTAA
- a CDS encoding cell wall chitin biosynthesis-related protein, putative, producing MSDNAAFKFGSFDYICEHAALVVCPMLGDQQGMAPTCYSRNVQLGSQIIFQPATCILHIAALVMATIMLLHVRSKYTAVGRKEIVLFFYMYIWVELFAIFLDSAIIPTANKVYPWFAAIYAGSVGALYWCLLLNGFVGFQFHEDGTPMSLWFLRISSLVVGAVCFGIPVATFKGTSSSMSPTNTVGLFITYLVFPCVCVLIYFISQMLLVVRTLDDRWVIGDLLFMAGFYIAGVLLLVTFSVTICDAVKHYVDGVFFSTLAFLFAVMMVYKYWDSITKEDLEFSVGSKQAVWDVKDPLLATGMEYYEDDAQSAYRGAGGSLVGGYNGNQYYGNQPGYAQSAYGQQGYGQYGAGGGYGQGHY from the exons ATGTCGGATAACGCGGCGTTCAAGTTTGGGTCCTTTGATTATATATGTGAACATGCCGCTTTAGTGGTTTGTCCCATGCTTGGTGATCAGCAAGGGATGGCTCCGACATGTTACAGCCGAAACGTCCAACTGGGTAGTCAGATTATCTTCCAGCCGG CAACATGCATCCTGCACATTGCTGCGTTGGTCATGGCGACCATCATGCTCCTTCACGTCCGTTCCAAATATACCGCTGTTGGCCGAAAAGAAATTGTCCTGTTTTTCTACATGTACATTTGGGTCGAGCTCTTCGCCATCTTCCTAGATTccgccatcatccccaCCGCCAACAAGGTCTACCCT TGGTTCGCGGCGATATACGCGGGTAGCGTCGGCGCGCTGTATTGGTGTCTTCTTTTGAACGGTTTTGTCGGGTTTCAATTCCATGAAGACGGTACACCCATGTCACTATGGTTCCTTCGTATCTCCTCACTTGTCGTCGGTGCCGTCTGTTTTGGTATCCCAGTTGCTACATTCAAGGgaacctcctcttccatgtCACCGACAAATACTGTGGGATTGTTCATCACGTACTTGGTATTCCCTTGTGTGTGTGTCTTGATCTACTTTATCTCGCAGATGTTGTTAGTGGTTAGGACTTTGGATGACCGATGG GTTATTGGtgatctccttttcatGGCTGGTTTCTATATCGCCGGTGTCCTTCTGTTGGTCACCTTCTCAGTAACAATTTGTGACGCTGTTAAGCACTACGTCGATGGCG TTTTCTTCTCTaccctcgccttccttttcGCCGTCATGATGGTCTACAAATACTGGGACT CTATTACCAAGGAAGATCTTGAGTTCTCCGTTGGCTCTAAGCAAGCTGTATGGGACGTCAAAGACCCCCTCCTTGCC ACCGGTATGGAATACTACGAAGACGATGCCCAATCAGCATACCGCGGGGCCGGTGGATCCCTCGTTGGCGGATACAACGGTAACCAATACTATGGTAACCAACCTGGCTACGCTCAGAGCGCGTATGGGCAGCAAGGGTATGGCCAATATGGTGCCGGCGGCGGGTATGGGCAAGGACATTACTAG
- a CDS encoding UDP-N-acetylglucosamine-dolichyl-phosphate N-acetylglucosaminephosphotransferase, putative, translating into MSTMSYGHPTPVLLTSTLIPISLLLILNPLLPLILPALPPPIESIISNVPLPKQPTLPALQANIGFALLAFVGAVWIVPRVSGAFVEKGLRGRDLLKPGGRTSGPWIPESLGLPCASWYIALMMLFIPFPFSHLFQGGMLEVFPQRELTLYLSSLLSLLTATLLGFIDDLFDIRWRHKLPIPIVAAVPTLLVYYSVGGATSVVLPQGVVGWARTMGMGEWVDNGVVDLGPLYYIYLILLPTFTTNSINILAGINGVEVIQALLIALSVILNDLLFLPIWPERFLRLLGVDQPENGRVLEWAIGEVVDRHLMSLYFMAPLAGVCAGFLWHNWYPARAFPGDTFCYFTGMAFSAVAIQGHFSKTLILFFIPQIFNFVLSCPQLFGLVDCPRHRLPAFDAETGLLHPSRVTFENPPPTKTRITLQILEFLRLVRLERSKSSRGDQQIHIKSSTNLTILNFLLVHFGPMREQTLCALVAGVQILGSAVAFGIRYGVGSWFYGGDRR; encoded by the exons ATGTCAACAATGAGCTACGGCCATCCCACCCCAGTACTACTCACATCCACTCTTatccccatctctctcctgctcatcctcaaccctCTGCTCCCACTTATCCTGCCCGCTCTCCCACCACCAATCGAGTCAATCATCTCCAATGTGCCATTACCGAAACAACCGACCTTACCGGCTTTACAAGCAAATATTGGATTTGCGTTACTAGCTTTTGTGGGAGCTGTTTGGATAGTGCCCAGAGTGAGTGGGGCATTTGTGGAGAAGGGTTTGAGAGGCAGGGATTTGTTGAAACCTGGAGGGAGGACGAGTGGACCTTGGAT TCCCGAGAGTCTGGGGTTACCATGCGCAAGCTGGTACATTGCTTTAATGATGTTATTcatcccctttcccttttcgCACCTCTTCCAAGGTGGTATGCTCGAGGTTTTTCCGCAGCGAGAG TTAACATTAtacctctcctccctcctctcccttcttaCAGCCACATTGCTAGGCTTCATTGATGACCTGTTCGATATTCGATGGCGACACAAGTTACCCATTCCGATCGTTGCTGCGGTCCCCACGTTGTTGGTGTATTACTCGGTCGGAGGGGCGACGAGTGTCGTCTTACCACAAGGAGTGGTAGGTTGGGCGAGGAcgatggggatgggagaaTGGGTTGATAACGGGGTTGTTGACCTTGGACCTCTATACTACATCTATCTCATCCTACTCCCTACTTTCACCACCAACTCAATCAACATCCTAGCCGGCATAAACGGTGTGGAAGTCATCCAAGCCCTCCTCATCGCGCTTTCCGTCATTCTTAACGACCTTTTGTTCCTTCCTATCTGGCCTGAACGTTTCTTGAGACTGCTAGGAGTCGACCAGCCagaaaatggaagagtGCTAGAATGGGCGATAGGGGAAGTGGTAGATCGGCATCTGATGAGTTTGTACTTTATGGCGCCCCTTGCAGGTGTTTGTGCTGGGTTCTTATGGCATAACTG GTATCCAGCAAGGGCCTTTCCTGGAGACACCTTCTGTTACTTTACAGGCATGGCCTTCTCCGCGGTCGCTATCCAGGGACATTTCTCCAAGACTTTGATCCTATTCTTCATCCCGCAGATATTCAACTTCGTGCTCTCATGCCCTCAACTCTTTGGACTTGTAGATTGTCCAAGACATCGATTACCTGC ATTCGATGCGGAGACCGGGCTCTTGCATCCCTCGCGAGTAACCTTTGAGAATCCACCCCCAACAAAGACAAGAATAACTCTCCAAATACTAGAATTTCTCCGCCTAGTTCGCTTGGAACGTAGTAAATCATCAAGAGGAGACCAACAGATCCACATCAAATCGTCCACAAATCTCACCATTCTCAATTTCCTCCTAGTCCATTTCGGGCCTATGCGAGAACAAACATTGTGCGCGCTTGTAGCTGGAGTGCAGATTTTGGGGAGCGCAGTGGCTTTCGGCATTAGGTATGGCGTTGGGAGCTGGTTCTATGGTGGGGATCGACGATAG